The proteins below come from a single Thalassotalea ponticola genomic window:
- a CDS encoding cryptochrome/photolyase family protein, with translation MQKFQRLRLILGDQLNANHSWYKHCDPQTLYVIAELRQETDYVCHHIQKLCAFFAAMNAFANSLQQAGHSVLYLTLDDTAQYPDLPSLINALLSRYQCKVFEYQQPDELRLLAQLSSFKLVNSVVRQQVSTEHFLLDDSDLTRYFKAETRHRLESFYRNMRKRFNILMDNGQPTGGTWNYDQNNRQTFKANDIKAIPQPLLFANPVNDIIERIDRHQVASIGQIQGQLLWPINQQQSNQLLAYFCSHCLPRFGTFQDAMTSKSPHQWSLYHSRLSFALNCKMLHPMQVIEAAISAHRSNPEAISLAQIEGFVRQILGWREFIRGIYWANGDSYKLSNTLFATRDLPAWFWTGKTHMQCMRHAINQSLEFAYAHHIQRLMITGNFALLTGIHPDLVEAWYLGIYIDAIEWVEQPNTRGMALFADNGLLASKPYAASGNYINKMSDYCTTCKYDVKTKTEANSCPFNAFYWYFLQQHEQRFNHNPRMAFAYKNWQRLSTEQRRDIIARADYLLDHIEQL, from the coding sequence ATGCAAAAATTTCAACGACTGCGCTTGATCTTAGGCGATCAACTCAATGCTAATCACTCGTGGTACAAACATTGTGATCCACAAACCCTGTACGTTATCGCCGAACTGCGACAAGAAACCGACTACGTCTGCCACCACATCCAAAAACTGTGTGCGTTTTTCGCGGCGATGAACGCATTTGCCAATTCATTACAGCAGGCCGGACATTCGGTGTTGTATCTAACCCTTGATGATACAGCTCAATACCCCGACTTACCCAGCCTAATCAACGCATTACTCTCGAGGTATCAGTGCAAAGTATTTGAATACCAACAACCGGATGAGTTGCGTTTACTGGCTCAATTATCTTCATTTAAACTGGTTAATTCAGTCGTTAGGCAACAGGTATCTACAGAGCATTTTTTACTTGATGACAGCGATTTAACGCGATACTTCAAAGCAGAAACTCGTCATCGTTTAGAAAGCTTTTATCGCAACATGCGCAAGCGTTTTAATATACTCATGGACAACGGCCAACCGACTGGTGGGACTTGGAATTATGATCAAAACAATCGACAGACGTTTAAAGCCAACGACATTAAAGCAATTCCCCAACCACTGCTTTTTGCCAACCCAGTTAATGACATCATAGAGCGTATTGACAGGCATCAAGTGGCAAGTATTGGTCAAATACAAGGGCAGCTGTTGTGGCCAATTAATCAACAGCAAAGTAACCAGCTGCTAGCTTATTTTTGTTCTCACTGCTTACCGCGCTTTGGCACGTTTCAAGACGCCATGACCAGCAAGTCGCCGCATCAATGGAGCCTTTACCATTCGCGGTTGAGTTTTGCTTTAAATTGTAAAATGTTACATCCGATGCAAGTTATCGAGGCTGCCATTAGCGCTCATCGTTCAAACCCTGAGGCGATATCGCTCGCACAAATTGAGGGATTTGTTCGACAAATTTTAGGCTGGCGTGAGTTTATCCGTGGCATATATTGGGCAAATGGTGACAGTTATAAACTCTCTAATACGCTTTTTGCTACGCGCGATTTACCAGCCTGGTTTTGGACTGGTAAAACGCATATGCAGTGTATGCGACACGCAATTAATCAAAGCCTAGAGTTCGCCTACGCTCATCATATCCAACGATTGATGATAACCGGTAATTTTGCTTTGCTAACCGGTATTCACCCCGACCTCGTTGAAGCTTGGTATTTAGGAATATACATCGACGCCATTGAATGGGTAGAGCAGCCAAATACTCGCGGTATGGCACTGTTTGCCGATAACGGTTTGCTCGCCAGTAAGCCGTATGCTGCAAGCGGGAATTACATCAACAAGATGAGCGATTACTGCACAACGTGCAAGTACGATGTGAAGACGAAAACAGAGGCAAATAGTTGTCCATTCAATGCGTTTTACTGGTATTTTTTACAACAGCACGAACAGCGTTTTAATCATAACCCTCGAATGGCTTTTGCGTATAAAAATTGGCAAAGGCTGTCAACTGAGCAGCGACGAGACATAATCGCTCGGGCAGACTATTTGCTAGACCATATTGAACAACTTTAG